The following coding sequences are from one Diabrotica virgifera virgifera chromosome 2, PGI_DIABVI_V3a window:
- the LOC126880783 gene encoding neurofilament medium polypeptide-like translates to MNKTNSKKPKGKNNDDQRQKDNDDALISKIENREEQSQDGTIDEDELRKFERELLQRHDQQPKLNRSGAIKHSTLVGEEINTREEEEKEEEEKEEEDPSVKILEAKAFTESHDEKTEEERGGTWEDIEESVLTAFLFDEEDRREMQQMKKRKGDSLEINEKFKKEKLEESKKYPEETDREKVQRKMKQILDILNTEGPIEDERIRMKKLIGEINSMQNRKISPNQTTQGEEKNIRCEQCKIKIEQERQRKETEKIIGIVNKGGDIDTFSQIHEKKWEDKVFEKTKWEHGGLQETIEKKECIIITKNEIKDGGVEGVIRTLREEVAEIIEECKVGDIEYIENVKKSSMANQRRQWYTYVTKVGEQGMYEMAVKAINIIKKREKPPETVRVIVNNEINKEDVRKALEFVGRKENIVWEIVIRGKEMDKGERHEQEEALLIKTGGKSYTDVLKEMNQKIDIGKIGLKVNRLKKTEGGDILVKLKGKGAAEKLKKEMDSKITGMSMAVRKKENYFSITAIDPGFTEEQLISAITTYTGIPEDEIDVKTLRINRHWEQVATIAVRPSKAEELRRYRTIVIGWVICPIMERHTPVRCYKCLHYGHSTYECTGESRVACCYNCFKNGHTAVQCSSTAYCLTCKEEGHRMDRMTCPAYRAWVYGRGGEREPIKH, encoded by the coding sequence ATGAATAAAACCAACTCAAAAAAACCTAAAGGAAAAAATAACGACGACCAAAGGCAAAAGGACAATGACGACGCATTAATTAGTAAAATTGAGAATAGGGAAGAACAGTCGCAAGACGGCACAATAGATGAAGATGAGCTGAGAAAGTTTGAAAGGGAATTGCTACAACGGCACGATCAACAGCCTAAACTAAACAGGTCGGGTGCCATAAAGCACTCGACACTTGTAGGGGAAGAAATTAATacaagagaagaagaagaaaaagaggaggAAGAGAAAGAAGAGGAAGATCCCTCGGTGAAAATCCTGGAAGCGAAAGCCTTCACAGAAAGTCACGATGAAAAAACGGAAGAAGAAAGGGGAGGAACTTGGGAAGATATAGAGGAGAGTGTTTTAACAGCCTTCTTGTTCGACGAAGAGGACAGAAGAGAAATGCAGcaaatgaaaaaaagaaaaggGGACAGCCTTGagataaatgaaaaattcaaaaaagaaaaacTTGAAGAAAGCAAAAAATATCCAGAAGAAACCGACAGGGAAAAGGTCCAACGGAAAATGAAacaaatactcgatatacttaataCAGAAGGCCCAATAGAGGACGAAAGAATAAGAATGAAAAAACTCATAGGGGAAATTAACTCTATGCAAAACAGAAAAATTAGCCCAAATCAAACAACACAAGGGGAGGAGAAAAATATAAGATGCGAACAATGTAAAATTAAGATCGAGCAAGAGAGACAAagaaaagaaacagaaaaaataataggAATTGTAAACAAGGGAGGAGACATAGACACCTTTAGTCAAATCCACGAGAAGAAATGGGAGGACAAGGTGTTTGAAAAAACGAAGTGGGAACATGGGGGACTGCAAGAgacaattgaaaaaaaagaatgcataataataactaaaaacGAAATAAAAGACGGAGGGGTAGAGGGCGTCATAAGAACGCTCAGGGAAGAAGTAGCAGAAATCATTGAGGAATGCAAAGTGGGCGACATAGAGTACatagaaaatgtaaagaaaagcTCTATGGCCAACCAAAGGAGGCAGTGGTACACATATGTAACCAAAGTGGGTGAACAGGGAATGTATGAAATGGCTGTAAAGgccataaatataataaaaaaaagggAGAAGCCCCCGGAAACCGTTAGAGTCATCGTTAACAACGAGATAAATAAGGAAGATGTGCGAAAAGCTCTCGAATTTGTGGggagaaaagaaaatatagtaTGGGAAATAGTTATCAGAGGGAAGGAGATGGATAAAGGGGAGAGGCATGAGCAGGAAGAAGCGCTCCTAATCAAAACGGGGGGGAAATCATACACTGATGTATTAAAAGAGATGAATCAGAAAATTGATATAGGGAAGATTGGCTTAAAAGTAAATAGGCTAAAAAAAACAGAAGGGGGAGACATCCTCGTAAAACTAAAGGGGAAGGGAGCAGCGGAGAAACTGAAGAAGGAGATGGACAGTAAAATAACGGGAATGAGCATGGCTGTTCGGaagaaagaaaattatttttccatcacGGCAATAGACCCTGGGTTTACAGAAGAACAGCTAATAAGCGCGATAACAACATATACCGGTATCCCCGAGGACGAAATAGATGTCAAAACGCTACGTATAAATAGGCATTGGGAACAGGTGGCGACCATAGCCGTACGCCCCTCAAAAGCAGAAGAGCTACGGAGGTATAGAACGATAGTAATAGGTTGGGTTATATGCCCCATAATGGAACGCCATACGCCAGTAAGGTGTTATAAGTGCCTCCATTATGGTCACAGCACCTATGAGTGCACAGGGGAGAGCAGGGTAGCATGCTGCTACAACTGCTTTAAAAACGGGCATACAGCGGTGCAGTGTAGCAGCACTGCGTACTGCTTAACTTGTAAGGAAGAGGGTCATAGAATGGACCGCATGACATGCCCAGCCTATAGGGCGTGGGTGTACGGCAGGGGAGGGGAAAGGGAACCCATAAAACATTAA